Genomic segment of Cereibacter sphaeroides 2.4.1:
GGCCTCCGCGACGAGCGCGACGGTGGCAGGGGTGTCGCCGTGCACGGGCGACAGCTGGGCGAATGCGATTTTCATGTCCACTCCATTCTGCGGGAGCGGGACCCGCGGCGCGGGTCCCGGCCGGGCTCAATCCAGCGAGAAGCCGACCGCATCGAAGACGGTGCGCACGAGCTCGGGATCGAAGGTCTGTGCATAGGTGCGGATGACCGGGGCGACGGCCTCCTGCATGCGGGCGAGCTCTTCGGGGGTGATCTCGGTCACGACATTGCCGGCCGCCCGGATCTCCTCCAGCGCGCTGTCCTGCGCCGCGCGCGAAATGCGGCGCTGTTCGACCGCAGTCTCCTGCGCGACCTTCTGGATCAGGGCCTTTTCATCGTCGGTGAGCTTGTCCCAGAAGGGTTTGCCGATCAGCACGATCTGCGGATTGTAGTTGTGGCGGGTGACCGAGAGATATTTCTGCACCTCGGTATATTTCGCGGTGAGAGCGAAGGGCGCGGTGCATTCCTGCCCGTCCACGGCGCCGGTCTCGAGCGCGGTGTAGAGTTCGGTCACCGCCATCGGCGTGGGATTGGCACCGAGCGCCCGCCACATGTCGACGAGAAGCGGGTTCTGCTGCACGCGGACCTTGAGGCCCGCGATATCCTCGAGCCTGTGCACCTCGCGGGTGTCGTTGGTCAGCTGGCGGAAGCCCTGTTCCCAGAAGGACAGGCCGATCACGCCATGTTCGGGCAGCTGATCGGTGAGCTTCCTGCCGACCTCGCCGTCGAGCAGCGCATCCATCACCTCTTCGTCCTGATAGATGAAGGGCAGATCGAGGATGCCGAAATCCTGCGCCTGGGTCATCATGTTGCCGGCGTTCCAGACCATCATCTCGACCACGCCGCCCTGAAGCGACGACAGCACCTGCACATCGCCGCCGAGCACGCCATTGGCGAAGACGCGCGTCTTCAGCTTGCCGCCGCTCTGCTCCTCGAGCTTCTGCGCGAAGATATGCATGCCCTGCACCGGAGGCGTGCCTTCCTGACCGGTGGCGGCGAACTTGATGGTGCGGCTGCTGTAGTCCTGCGCCTGTGCGCCGGTCGCAAGAAGGGCGGCGGCCAGAAGGCCGTGGATCAGTTTCATGGGTCTGTCCTTGTTGGAGTTTCGGTCGGTCGGGATATTCCGGAGCTTCTGGGGCTCCTGTGGAATGTCAGTGCAGCAACCACTGCAGCGGCTGGGTCACGAGGGCGGGGAAGAGGATCAGGAGGAACAGCACGGCCACCTGCGCGAGGAGGAAGGGCAGCGTCCCGCGCACCAGTGCCTCGTAATCGAGACGGCCCACGGCGCAGACCACGTTCAGCACCGTGCCGACCGGCGGCGTGATGAGGCCGATCGAGCAGTTGATCATGAAGAGCACCCCGAAATAGATCGGATCGATGCCTGCCTCGATCACCACCGGCACCAGAATGGGGCCGAGCAGGAGGATCGTCGGGGTGAGATCCATCGCCGTCCCCACCATCAGGATCAGCAGCATCAGCACCACGATCAGCAGCGTCTGGTTGCCCATCAGCGGCTCGATCAGGTCGACGAGCTGGCCCGGAATGTCGGCCACCGAGATCATCCAGGCCGGAATCGCGGCCGCGGCCACGAGGAACATCACGCCCGCCGCGGTCTTGCCTGCGTCGAGCACGAGGTCCGGCAGGTCGCGCCAGCTCAGCTCGCGGTAGACGACCAGCGCCACGAAGAGCGCATAGACGGCGGCGACGGCGGCGGCCTCGGTCGGGGTCACGATGCCGAAGCGCAGCCCGACGATGATGATCACCGGCAGCATCAGCGCCCAGAGGCTGCGGCCGAAGGCCCGCAGCCGCTCGCGCGCACCGACCTTGGGTGCGGTCGCCACATCGTCGCGGCGCGAGACGAAGAACCACGCGATGCAGAGCGCGAGCCCGATCATCAGGCCCGGCGCGATGCCCGCCATGAAGAGCTTGCTGATCGAGAGGTTCGTGGCCACGCCGAAGACGATGAAGCCGATGCTCGGCGGGATGATCGGGCCGATGATCGCCGAGGCCGCGATGAGACCGCCCGAGCGTTCGCGCGCATGGCCCGCGGCCACCATCATCGGCAGCAGCAGCGCCGAGAGCGAGGCCGCATCCGCAAGGGCCGAGCCCGAGAGGCTCGAAAGCAGGACGCCCGCGAAGATGGTCACATAGCCGAGGCCGCCGCGGTGGTGGCCGACGAGCGCCCGCGCCAGATCGACGATGCGGCGCGACAGGCCGCCTGCGTTCATCACCTCTCCGGCGAGGATGAAGAGCGGGATCGCCACCATCGGGAAACTGTCGACCGCGTTCAGCAGGTTCTGCGCGATGATCTGCCCGTCGAAGAGCCCCATCTGCCACATCAGCGCCGCGCCGGTCACGATCAGCGCATAGGCGATGGGGGCGCCGATGCCGATCATCGCGATCAGGGTTCCGAGAAAGAGGCCGATGGTCATTTGCGGCCCTCCGGCGCGAGCGCGCCCACATGGCGCTCGACATCGCTTTCCTCTTCGGAGGTGCCGGGGCGCAGCGCGCTCTGCGGCAGACGCCCGGTCAGAAGGAGAAACATCTGATGCAAAAGGAAAAGGCCGCTCATCGCCGCGAAGAAGACCCCGGCCGCATAGAGCAGGGCCACCGGCAGTCGGGTCCCCGGCGCGATCACCTTGAGATTGATCACCATCTGCTGCCAGCTGCCGAGCAGCATCTGCCAGCTGACATAGAGCATCACCGCATGCGCCAGAAGGAACAGCCCCCGCTGCGCCGCGACCGGCACGCGCCGCACCAGCGCATCGACCCCGATGTGACCGCCGTCGTAGAGCACGAGCAGCGCGCCCGCGAAGGTCATCCAGACGAAGAGCAGGCCGGACAGGCCCTCGGTCAGGAAGATGCCGCTGTTGAAGAGGTAGCGCAGCACGACATTGAGAAAGACCATGGCCAGGATGCCGCCGAGGCACAGGACCACTGCCCCGCGCAGACTGCGCAGGTAGACTTCCCTTAGGTAAGACATAAAGCCCCCTGTTGAGTGTGACCGCGGTCGGTGCCCGGCCCACCGTTCTCGTTGCAAAGAGGCCTGGTGCCCGGAAGACGCCCGGGCAGTGCTCTAGCCCGACGTCTGTCCGGGATCTGCGCGCAGACTCGACGCGGCTACCTCCCTGAACCTTCGATAGCTAATTGTATGATGTCTGTCAAATGATGACTGTTGAATTATGAGTTATGCGTCGGTCAGCCGGCGACGGTAGCGCTCCAGCGAGGTGGAGAGATGCATCCGCATCGCCTCCTGCGCCGCGGCCGCTTCGCCCGCGGCGATGGCCTCGACGATCTGCCGGTGCTCCTCGACCATCTGGCGCAGGTAGTCGCCGGTGATGCCCGATTGCGGGTCGTGCAGAAGCTGGCTGCGCGGAATGATGACGGGGCCGATGAAATCCATGAACTTCGGCATCCAGCTGTTCCCGCTCGCCCGCGCGATCGCCAGATGGAAGGCATAGTCCAGCTCGCGCCGGTGCTCGGCGAAGGCCTCGAGATCGTCCGTCTTCTCGAGCACCTCCCGGATCTGGCGCAGGTCTTCCGCGGTGGCCCTCCGGGCCGCAAGGCCGGCGGCTTCCACCTCGACCCCGAGCCGGAGCTCGAGCAGTTCGAGCACCTCCGAGAGCTCGCCCGCCGCCTCCCGGGTGATCGACAGCGCCGGATTGCCGCGCTCCTCGACGAACACGCCGACGCCGTGGCGCGATGTCACCAGCCCCTCGGAGCGCAGCGTCGCGATGGCCTCGCGCACCACGGTCCGGCTCACGTTGTACATCTCGCACAGCTGCGCTTCGATGGGGATCTTGTCGCCCACGGCGTAGTCGCCACGCTCGATGCGCCCGGCCAGATCCCGGGCGACGACGGAAGCCAGGCTGTCACGGCGTTTTCTCATGAAGGTCCCCTGTATTGCACGGTCATCAGACAACTGATGAGCTGGCATGTACAGGGCGGAACGACGGGCGGCAACTGCCTCCGCGGAGCGGTCGGCCCGAGCGACGGGCGCGTTGGGCCGCATGAGGAGCATGTCCTTCGTTGCCGGTCGCGGATCCCGCACTTCGGAACGCGGCGCGCCTCCGAGCCTGTCCGTTCACGAAGCGCGAAATCGACAGGCGGGCAGCCGGACGCGTGGCCCGAGCGCCCCGCCCCCTCGCCGCGCCTCCGCCGGACGGCAAGGCGGACGGGCAAGGCCGTCGGAACTAATGCCTAAGGCCGGGTTTCGGGCAAAGGAGGAGCCCCATGGCCGGATCCTGACGATCACTGGCGTCTTCGACAGCAAGGAGGCGGCGGCGCGTGCCGTCGAGCGGCTCGTCGAGGCGGCCGTATCGCGCGCTTGTCTCCGGCTTGCGTCCGGGCGCCTCGACGCAGAGGGGCCGCGAGAGGAGAGCCACAGCCCCGGCGATCCGGTGCTCGACCATGTGCTGCCCGAACCGGAGCAGGCGCACCGTTCCGAAGGGATCTCGCGCGGCGGCACGCTCGTCTGCAACCGCGACGTTCCGCGCGAGCTGCACGAGACGGCTGTGGCGCTTCTCGCAGAGGAAGGGGCGTGGACATCGAGAAGCTTGCGCTGGAGTGGCAGCGGCGGGGAGAGGGGCCGGCGCCCCGGGAGCTGAGGGGCGCGACGCGCGACGCGGCCGGGACTGACCCGCACCGGAACGATCGGAAGGCCCACGGCGCGGGCGCCCCGGTCGGACCGGAGGGCGGGGGGGCCTGAGCGAACGGGCGGCCCGGCCTCCGGCGGCGAGGGCCAGAGCCGCCGCGTCCGGTCCTGGTTCGGCACCGGAGCCTGTTCGTCGGGCGCAGACAGGGACATTGTTCCGGCCCCGGCCGTGCGTCAGCGACCTGTATAGATGCCGACCGCCTGTGTGCGAGATGTCACATCGAGTTTTTTCAGGATCTCGCTGACGTGATAGGTCACGTTGCGCCGCGACAACCCCAGGATGAGGGCGATTTCGCTGTTGCTCTTGCCATGCGCGATCCAGTCGAGGATCTCGATCTGCCGCGGGCTCAGTTTCGCGAGGCCGGCGAGAGCGGGCGACACCGCGGCGGCGGCGGGCAAGAGCGAGCCCGCGCGCACCAGAACGGCCAGCGCCACGATCCGCCCGGCCTCGGCGATCTCCTCCGGATAATCCTCCCGCTGGGCAGACAACATGGTGATGGCGCCGATCCGCCCCCGACGGTCCGGGAGAGGAACGATCAGCCCCGCCCGAGCCTCGAAACTGTGCGGACACGGGAAATACCTGTCTTTTCTCAATGACTTCCAGCTCCCTGACCGCCAGATCAGGGGCTTGATGCCGGTCACGGCATAATCGAGCAGCGGATCCCGGATCCGGGCCGACGCCGGATCGGAGGCGCCGTCCTGCTCGCAGGGCCAGGTGGTGAGGTGAGGCGCCGTCACCGCCTCCAGTGCATGAGGTCTTTGGTAGGCGAGCGAATAAGTCTGGAACCCAAGGCCCACGACCGCGTCTTTCAAGGCCTGAGACAGTTCGTTCCGGCTCTCGGCGCGAGATATGGACCCCACCGCATTCGCGGTAACTGCAAGAAGACTCATGGATCCATTCCAACGGGTAGCACGCTCTATCCGATGGCTTTGGCCTAGTCCGCATGGGTCAACTGGTCAATCGAACAGTTGAAGCAGTTCTCAATTTGTTGCGATGGGCAGCTTTACGCGCATCCGCAGGGCGAATTCTCTGAACCACCCCGTCCTGCCGATGCCTGGGAAGATGTTCCGCCCCGGCGACCCTCTCCTCCCGCACACGATGGCGCCCGCCGCCGTGGCCAGACGAACCGGGTGGCGGGGACAAAGCTGTGTGGATCAGACATTCGCGTAAGGCGGCCGCTGCCGCGGCCTTCGGTGCAACCCTCGTCCCGGCCCTCCTGTGGCTTCTGACCGGCCTCGCTCAGGCGCAGGATGCGGTCGACTACGACTGGCGCGTCCAGCTCGACGGCTCGGCCGGCCTCGCCATCGCGGCAGGCGGCGTGGCGCTCTACAAGGTGGATGTGCAGAACACGGGCACCGCGGGCGCCCCGCCGACGCGGATCGAGACCAACATCCCCGCCAACACGATCTTCCGCCCGGACCTGTCCTCGGCCAGCTGCGCCGTGGTGGGCAGCCTCGTCGACTGCGCCATTCCCGCCCTCGCCGAGGACGCATCCACCGTCGTGGACGTGGCGTTCGAGACGCTGGACGAAGGCACCTTCGTCCTCTTCGCCCGCGTCCCCGACACCGATGCGCTGGCCGGGAACAACTACGAGGAAGTCACCACGACCGTGGAGCGCGGCGCGGACATCTCGGTCTCGCTGACCGCCGATGCGACCGTGCCCTCGGGCGGCACGGTGCATTATGAAGTGCGGGTCGAGAACGAGGGGCCCCACACGTCCGAGGCGTTCGAGGTCGAATTCCCCGTTCCCACGGGCGTCGTCGACATGACGGGTCCCGCCGGCTGCACGCGGTCCGGCGGCACCTTCCTCTGCCGGGTGGCGGACCCTCTCGCCGTGGGCGACAGCCTCGCCTTCGACTTCGCCGGTCAGGTGACGGCCGCATCCAATTCGACCGTGGCCGCCTCGGTCGCGATCATGGGCCAGCAGCCGGCCGATGCCGATTCCACCAACAACCTCGCCACGGCCAGCACCTCCGTCACCGCGGGCAGCGACCTGCGCATCGTGAAGTCGCGCACGCCCTCGGGCACCATTCTCGTGGGTGACGAACTGGTCTTCATCCTGTCGCCCAGCTATCGCGGCGACGCGCCCGGCGGGACCGTGACGGTGACGGATCCACTGCCCGCGGCCTACAGCTTCGTCTCGGTTCAGGCGGACGCGGGCTGGACCTGCGGCGAGAGCGGCGGCACCGTGACCTGCGCCCGCCCTGCCCCCACCACCGGCGCGGGCGAGGACGTGTCCATAGGCGAGATCCGCATCACCGCCCGCGCGGTCGATCCGGGAACGCCCCTCAACATCGCGACGGTCTCCGCCGCCGACACCACCGATCCGTTCCCGGGCAACAACAGCTCGTCGGTGAGCGTGACTATCGAGGCGCCCTTCGTCGATCTCGCCCTGTCCAAATCGGCGCCCTCTCCGGCCCTCGCCGTGAGCGGCAGCCCCTTCGATTACAGGATCGGCGTGACGAACCGCGGCAATGCGGGCTTCGACGGCACCGTGCGGGTGACGGATGCGGTGCCCGTGGGCCTCACGATCGAGTCTGTGACAGGCTCGGGCTGGAGCTGTGCGCCCCTGCCCGTCACGGGCCCCGCCGACCTCGTCTGCGACCGGCCCTATGACGGGGCGGCGCCGCTTGCGGCCGGGGGCCGCGTGCCGGATCTGGTGCTGACCGCGGTCGCCCTGCAGGACGGGCCGGTGCGCAACACGGCTGGCGTCGAGACCGTCGACGGCACGCTCGAGGACACGACGCCGGGCAACAACTCGGGCGGCGCCGACGTGACGGTGAGCCAACCGCCGTTCGCCGCCGACATCGGCCTGACCAAGAGCACTGCCGCCACCGCGATTGCGGGCGAGCCGCAGACCTTCGAGGTCGAGATCACCAACTTCGGCCCCACCGAGGCCGCGAACGTGCGCTTCAGCGATCCGCTGACCGGTCTCGCGAACGGCGCGACCTCGGGCGCGGGCAACGGCCTCGTGAGCATCTCGGTCGAGCCCTTCGCGGCGACGGGGGCCAGCTGCGGCGGTGCAACGACCGGCGCGACCTCGGTCACGGCGAGCTGCTCCTTCGACACGCTCCCCGTCTGCACCCCCGGCCTCGACTGCCCGCGGATCACCCTCGTGACCACCCCGGGCGGCAATGCGGGCGCGCGGACCAACACCGCGACCGTCGTCTCGCAGACGACGGCCGACCCGGCCTCGGCCAACAACAGCGCGAGCGCGAGCTTCACCGTCGAACCCCGGGCCGACGTCACGCTCGAGAAGCTGGCCAACCCCGATCCCGTCGCCGTGGGCCAGTCGCTGAACTATGTGCTGACGGCGAAGAACGTGGCGAACGGCCTCAGCCAGGCCGAGAACGTGACGGTTTCCGACACGCTGCCCTCGGGGCTCGTGTTCCTGTCGGCCAGCCCCTCCACGGGCAGCTGCGCCACGCAGCCGGCGGCCGGCAGCGCCACCTCGGGCGGCAACAATCAGGTGGTGTGCAACCTCGGCACCATCAACAACGGCTCGCAGCAGACGGTGACGATCGTCGTGCGGCCGCTTCTGTCGCTGCTGGAATCGACCCTCGTCAACCGGGCCGAGGTCACCACCAGCACGACCGAGACCGATGAGACCAACAACGCGGCCGAGGCTTCGGTCGACGTGACCTTCCCCCGCTTCGACCTGCTGATCGCCAAGACCGACACGGTCGATCCGGTGACGGTGGGCGACGAGACGATCTATCGCATCCTCGTGACGAACAACGGCCCCTCGGCGGCGGAGAATGTGATCGTCACCGACACGCTTCCCGCGACGCGGCTGAGCTTCGTGCAGGCCAGCGCCCCGGCGGACGGGTCCTGCGGCACCACGCCCGCGGCGGGCGCCATCGGCGGTCAGGTGATCTGCAGCGTGCCCTATCTCGCCTCGGGCGAGAGCCGCACCTTCGAGGTGACGATGCGGGCCGAGGCCAAGGGCTCGGTCACCAACACGGCCTCGGTGACGGCCGACCGCGCCGGCGACTTCGAGAGCCGCACCGACAACAACACGGCGACGCAGAACACGACGCTGCGCACCCGGGTGGACGTGCAGGTGGCCAGCAAGACGCCCTCGGCGCCGTCGGTGCCGCTGCGGGAGGATTTCACCTTCGACGTGGTGATCCGCAACGCCAGCGACCCGCGCTATTCCGAGGCCGACAATGTCGTCTTCACCGACAGCCTGCCCTCGGGAATGGTGCTGACGGGCGCGCCGAGCGTGACGATGGCGTCCGGCACGGCCAGCGCGACGAGCTGCACCGGCACGGCCGGCGGCACGGCGGTCAGCTGCTCCTTCGGCACGCTCTCGCCCGGAGCCGAGGCGGTGGTCACCCTGCCCGTCCGAGTCACGGCGATCACGAGCACGCCGCAGAGCTTCACCAACAGCGCAAGCGTCACGACCGACTCCGACGACCGCGTGCCGTCGAACAACAGCAACAGCGGCTCGGTCGAGATCACCGGCTCGTCCGTCGCGGGCGCGGTCTGGCGCGACTTCAACGAGGACGGCACACGCGCCGGGACCGACACCGGCCTTGGGGGCATCGCCATCCAGCTGAGCGGAACCGACCTCACCGGCGCCCCGGTTACCCGGACCACCACCACCGACGCGAGCGGCGGCTATAGCTTCGGCCTTCTGGCCGAAGGCACCTATACGATCACCCGCACCGGCAGCCTCCCCGCCCGCCACGAGGATCTGGCGGCGCTGGTCCCGGCAAGCGGCTCGGGCACCGCGTCGAGCGCCACTGTCATCGGCTCGGTGGCGATCGGCCCGGACGAGGATCTGACCGGCTACGACTTCACCGTGCGGCCGATCCCGACCGTGGGCATCGCCAAGCGCGTGTCCTCGCAGCCGGCGCTGCGGGCCGATGGCGCGTTCCGCGTGAGCTTCGCCTTCTCGGTGCGCAACTTCAGCGTCGAGCCGGTGCAGGGCCTGACCGTGACCGACATGCTTCAGGGCGGTCTGCCCGGCTTCGGCACCTACAACCCGGACCTGTCCGCCCTGCAACCGGGGGAATATGGCCTCGTCTCGGCGCCCGGCGGCAGCTGCGGTGGCCTGAACGCGGGCTACACCGGCGCGGGCGCGACCGAGCTCGTCTCGGGCGGCACCCTCGCCGCGGGGGCAGGCTGCTCCATCACCCTCACGCTGCAGGTGCGGCCCGAGATCCCCCTGCCCTATTCCGCGTCGCCGCGCTACCGGAACCAGGCGCGGCTGGATGCCGTGGGCCAGCTCTCGGGCGAGCCCGTGACCGATCTCTCCGACAATGGCTCGAACCCCGACCCGAACGGGAACGGCTATGCCAACGACCCGGGCGAGGACGATCCGACGCCGGTCAATGTCACCTATGCCCCCGCCATCGCGGTGGTGAAGACGGCAGACACCTCGGGCTTCTCCGATCCGATCGCGCCCGGAGACCCGATCCTCTTCAGCTTCGCGGTGACCAACACCGGCAACGTGCCGCTGGCCGATGTGACGCTGGCCGATCCGATGCTGCCCGCCGCCTTCGACGGGCTGACCGTCCCGGTCCTGCTGCCGGGCGAGACGGACACGTCCACCTTCGCGGCCACCTACCTGCTCACCGCCGCCGACATCGACGCGGGCCGTGTCGAGAACCAGGCCACCGCCACCGGCACCTGGACGCAAGGCTCGGGCGGCGCTCCGGTGACGGTCAGCGACCTCTCCGGCACGACCACCGCCAACAACACGCCGACGACGGTGCAGATCGGAGCGATCTCGCTCGTGAAGACCGCCGATGAGAGCGGCCTCTCCTCGCCGCCGCTGGCGGGCGAGACCATCCGCTACAGCTTCACCGTGACCAACGGCGGCGTGGCCCCCCTCACCGACGTGACGCTCACCGATGCGGTGCCGGGCGTGCAGGTGACGGGCGGGCCGATCTCGCTGGCAGGCGGGGCTTCGGACACGACGAGCTTCACCGCGACCTATGAGCTGACCCAGGCCGACGTCGATGCGGGCAGCTTCACCAACGACGCGAGCGTGACGGGCTTCGTTCAGGTTCAGGGCGGCGGCCGGGTGCCGGTCACGGCCGATGACAGCGTGACCACGCCACTCGCGCTTGCGCCCGCCATCACCCTGGTGAAGGAGGTCGACACGACCGGCCTCTCCTCTCCGGCGGCGGTGGGTGACGTGCTCGCCTACAGCTTCACCGTGACGAACGCGGGCAACGTGACGCTTACCGACGTGACCGTGACCGACGACAGCCTTCCGGGTCTCGTGCTGACGGGCGGGCCGATCGCGACCCTCGCGCCGGGCGACAGCGACAGCACCACCTTCACCGCCTCCTACAGCCTGAAGCAGGAGGATCTCGACCGCGGCTTCGTCGAGAACACCGCACTGGCGACCGGCACCTATGCCGGGCCCGGCGGCACGCCCGCCGAAGTGACCGACAGGTCCGGGACGGACACCTCCAACGACACGCCCACCGTGGCGACCGTGCCCCCTGCCCCGGCCATCACGCTGGTCAAGGCGGTGGATGCGAGCGGCATCTCCAGCCCCGCGGCGGTCGGCGAGCAGCTCAGCTACAGCTTCACGGTGACGAACACCGGCAACGTGACGCTGACGGATGTGACGGTCACGGACACGAGCCTGCCGGGCCTCGTCCTGTCGGGCGGGCCGATCACCCTCGCGCCGGGAGCGAGCGACGCTGCCACCTTCACCGCCACCTATGCGCTGAAGCAGGCCGACATCGACCGCGGGTTTGTCGAAAACACGGC
This window contains:
- a CDS encoding DUF7507 domain-containing protein — protein: MWIRHSRKAAAAAAFGATLVPALLWLLTGLAQAQDAVDYDWRVQLDGSAGLAIAAGGVALYKVDVQNTGTAGAPPTRIETNIPANTIFRPDLSSASCAVVGSLVDCAIPALAEDASTVVDVAFETLDEGTFVLFARVPDTDALAGNNYEEVTTTVERGADISVSLTADATVPSGGTVHYEVRVENEGPHTSEAFEVEFPVPTGVVDMTGPAGCTRSGGTFLCRVADPLAVGDSLAFDFAGQVTAASNSTVAASVAIMGQQPADADSTNNLATASTSVTAGSDLRIVKSRTPSGTILVGDELVFILSPSYRGDAPGGTVTVTDPLPAAYSFVSVQADAGWTCGESGGTVTCARPAPTTGAGEDVSIGEIRITARAVDPGTPLNIATVSAADTTDPFPGNNSSSVSVTIEAPFVDLALSKSAPSPALAVSGSPFDYRIGVTNRGNAGFDGTVRVTDAVPVGLTIESVTGSGWSCAPLPVTGPADLVCDRPYDGAAPLAAGGRVPDLVLTAVALQDGPVRNTAGVETVDGTLEDTTPGNNSGGADVTVSQPPFAADIGLTKSTAATAIAGEPQTFEVEITNFGPTEAANVRFSDPLTGLANGATSGAGNGLVSISVEPFAATGASCGGATTGATSVTASCSFDTLPVCTPGLDCPRITLVTTPGGNAGARTNTATVVSQTTADPASANNSASASFTVEPRADVTLEKLANPDPVAVGQSLNYVLTAKNVANGLSQAENVTVSDTLPSGLVFLSASPSTGSCATQPAAGSATSGGNNQVVCNLGTINNGSQQTVTIVVRPLLSLLESTLVNRAEVTTSTTETDETNNAAEASVDVTFPRFDLLIAKTDTVDPVTVGDETIYRILVTNNGPSAAENVIVTDTLPATRLSFVQASAPADGSCGTTPAAGAIGGQVICSVPYLASGESRTFEVTMRAEAKGSVTNTASVTADRAGDFESRTDNNTATQNTTLRTRVDVQVASKTPSAPSVPLREDFTFDVVIRNASDPRYSEADNVVFTDSLPSGMVLTGAPSVTMASGTASATSCTGTAGGTAVSCSFGTLSPGAEAVVTLPVRVTAITSTPQSFTNSASVTTDSDDRVPSNNSNSGSVEITGSSVAGAVWRDFNEDGTRAGTDTGLGGIAIQLSGTDLTGAPVTRTTTTDASGGYSFGLLAEGTYTITRTGSLPARHEDLAALVPASGSGTASSATVIGSVAIGPDEDLTGYDFTVRPIPTVGIAKRVSSQPALRADGAFRVSFAFSVRNFSVEPVQGLTVTDMLQGGLPGFGTYNPDLSALQPGEYGLVSAPGGSCGGLNAGYTGAGATELVSGGTLAAGAGCSITLTLQVRPEIPLPYSASPRYRNQARLDAVGQLSGEPVTDLSDNGSNPDPNGNGYANDPGEDDPTPVNVTYAPAIAVVKTADTSGFSDPIAPGDPILFSFAVTNTGNVPLADVTLADPMLPAAFDGLTVPVLLPGETDTSTFAATYLLTAADIDAGRVENQATATGTWTQGSGGAPVTVSDLSGTTTANNTPTTVQIGAISLVKTADESGLSSPPLAGETIRYSFTVTNGGVAPLTDVTLTDAVPGVQVTGGPISLAGGASDTTSFTATYELTQADVDAGSFTNDASVTGFVQVQGGGRVPVTADDSVTTPLALAPAITLVKEVDTTGLSSPAAVGDVLAYSFTVTNAGNVTLTDVTVTDDSLPGLVLTGGPIATLAPGDSDSTTFTASYSLKQEDLDRGFVENTALATGTYAGPGGTPAEVTDRSGTDTSNDTPTVATVPPAPAITLVKAVDASGISSPAAVGEQLSYSFTVTNTGNVTLTDVTVTDTSLPGLVLSGGPITLAPGASDAATFTATYALKQADIDRGFVENTALVTGTHVDGNGDKTEVEDVSGTDAANDLPTRSDVEAAPAIALVKTVDLSALSSPVAAGDVLSYGFAVTNTGNVTLTNVTVTDDSLADLVLTGGPIASLAPNATDSTSYSASYTLTQADIDRGFVENTALSTGTYTDGAGVETEVEDASGTDTSNDLPTRADLDALPSIALVKTVDASAVSSPAAVGDLLSYSFTVTNTGNVTLTDVTVTDDSLADLVLAGDPIPTLAPGAADATTYTATYALKQADIDRGYVENTALVTGTHTDGAGVETEVEDISGTEATNDTATRADLGTTPSIALVKAVDLSAVSSPAAVGDLLTYSFTVTNTGNVTLTDVTVSDDSLADLILAGDPIPSLAPGATDATAYSATYALKQADIDRGFVENTALVTGIHTDGAGVETEVEDISGTEATNDTLTRADLETAPALALVKTVDASAVSSPAAVGELLTYSFAVTNTGNVTLTGVTVTDDSLAGLVLAGSPVPTLAPGATDATAYTATYALTQADIDRGFVENTALATGTYTDGAGIETEVEDISGTEATNDTPTRADLDTTPSIALVKTVDASAVSSPAAVGDLLSYSFTVTNTGNVTLTDVTLNDDSLADLVLTGGPIPSLAPGAADATTYTASYALKQADIDRGYVENTALVTGTHTDGAGVETEVEDISGTEATNDTVTRADLGTAPAIVLVKTVDASAVSSPAAVGDLLSYSFTVTNTGNVTLTDVTVTDDSLPGLVLTGDPIPSLAPNATDATTYTASYALKQADIDRGYVENTALVTGTHTDGAGVETEVEDISGTEATNDTLTRADLDALPSIALVKEVDVSAVSSPAAVGDLLTYSFTVTNTGNVTLTDVTVTDTSLPGLTLTGGTIASLAPKASDTATYTASYALTQEDLDRGFVENTARVTGTYTDGTGGETEVEDISGTDAGNDTPTEALIEPAPALALVKTVDLSGLGTPAEVGEALTYSFTVTNTGNVTLTDVTVTDTSLPGLVLTGSPIARLAPGESDSTAYSARYALTQEDLDRGFVENTALATGLHTDGTGRETQVEDVSGTDVGRDDPTVAPVGQAPAVALVKAVDASAVSSPPAVGDPLTYSFTVTNTGSVTLTDVTVTDDSLPGLVLAGSPIPRLAPGESDSTTYSARYLLTQEDLDQGRVSNTARVTGSYRAPDGSADTVTDISGTEIENDDPTDTEFAPVPGIALVKTADVSGIGSPAAIGELVRYSFTVTNTGNVTLADVTVSDTSLPGLVLSGSPIGRLAPGESDSVTYSAAYALTQADLDRGVIENTARATGAYRGPDGEPGTVEDISGTEAENDDPTLSLVPQTPGIALVKEVADESVSTRPALGDELLYRFTVTNTGNVTLTDVTLTDDLAGAVVSGGPIAALAPGETDSTTFTARYALTAADLERGQVANTARVSGTNPGDPDTPVTDVSGTEVGNDTPTVVELDVPTDVTATKTASPERVVIGETVSYVLAFTNDAPRSMREVVLVDRMPDGLVYTPGSATLDGTPLEPEVSGRFLRWQADTLPAGGTITVRFAARVLGAAPYGPLTNKTWLLDRTGQRSSNVAEAVVIREPEHVFECADIIGKVFDDRNMNGYQDPIDGAAHGRGAEAEEPGIPDVRLATPNGTLIQTDKFGRFHVPCAELPGQTGANFTLKLDTRSLPSGYRVTTENPRTIRVTPGKMAKLNFGAALGRVVRLDLTAAAFADGRPTAAFARALEQTAASLGDAPVVVRISTRQDAGGAGAAKARLDAAEALVRKAWKGRAGPVLIERTIQRDQ